One window of Mediterraneibacter butyricigenes genomic DNA carries:
- a CDS encoding NAD(+) synthase, with translation MKHGFIKVAAVTPDIRVADVAYNQEQIIEKMKEAAKLGAKLIVFPELCVTGYTCSDLFEHEILLNAAKQALFEIAEETKEIDALVFVGAPLAVDGKLYNVATAMNQGKILGLTSKTFLPNYGEFYEMRQFTPGPKTDREILVNGEKIPFGPNLLFQAKEMEELVVSAEICEDVWSPIPPSIQAAMEGATVIVNCSASDETIGKGRYRRELIQGQSARLIAGYIYANAGEGESTTDLVFGGHNIIAENGSILAESKRFENGIICTELDLHRLISERRRNTTFQLAEERILPRISFSIKKEETGLTRTFPSRPFVPSSETERAYRCEEILTIQAMGLKKRLAHTHAGCAVVGISGGLDSTLALLVTARAFELLGLDKKQIIAVTMPCFGTTDRTYQNACKMTVKLGATLKEVPIADAVNIHFRDIDHDPENHDVTYENSQARERTQVLMDIANAHGGMVIGTGDMSELALGWATYNGDHMSMYGVNASVPKTLVRHLVKYAADVAEDKELSEVLYDVLDTPVSPELLPPKDGEIAQKTEDLVGPYELHDFYLYYMLRFGYGPEKIYRLALQTFDGEYDAATIKKWLQTFCRRFFSQQFKRSCLPDGPKVGTVALSPRGDLRMPSDACATIWLKEAERL, from the coding sequence ATGAAACATGGGTTTATAAAGGTTGCGGCAGTTACGCCTGATATCCGGGTAGCAGACGTGGCATATAATCAGGAACAAATCATTGAAAAAATGAAAGAGGCAGCAAAGCTGGGAGCAAAGCTTATCGTCTTTCCGGAACTTTGTGTGACTGGCTATACCTGTAGTGATCTGTTTGAACATGAGATATTATTGAATGCAGCAAAACAGGCACTTTTTGAAATTGCGGAGGAAACGAAAGAAATCGATGCCCTTGTTTTTGTGGGAGCACCATTAGCAGTGGATGGAAAACTTTATAACGTGGCAACAGCCATGAATCAGGGAAAGATCCTGGGTCTGACTTCCAAGACTTTTCTCCCGAATTACGGTGAATTTTATGAGATGCGTCAGTTTACACCGGGACCGAAAACAGATCGGGAGATCCTTGTAAACGGGGAGAAGATTCCTTTTGGCCCCAATCTGTTGTTCCAGGCAAAAGAAATGGAGGAACTGGTAGTTTCTGCGGAAATCTGTGAGGATGTATGGTCACCGATTCCACCGAGTATTCAGGCGGCGATGGAGGGGGCAACCGTGATCGTCAACTGTTCGGCCAGTGATGAGACCATTGGAAAAGGAAGATACAGAAGAGAACTGATCCAGGGACAGTCCGCAAGGCTGATCGCAGGATATATCTATGCCAACGCAGGAGAGGGAGAGTCTACGACGGATTTGGTATTTGGAGGACATAATATAATCGCAGAGAACGGATCTATTCTGGCAGAATCCAAACGTTTTGAAAACGGAATCATTTGTACGGAACTGGATCTGCATCGATTGATCAGTGAGCGGAGAAGGAATACGACTTTCCAGTTGGCAGAAGAGAGAATTCTCCCAAGGATTTCATTTTCCATAAAGAAAGAAGAGACCGGTCTGACCAGAACCTTCCCGTCCAGACCGTTCGTTCCGAGCTCTGAGACGGAGAGGGCGTATCGCTGTGAAGAGATCCTGACGATTCAGGCGATGGGATTGAAAAAACGATTGGCACATACTCACGCAGGTTGTGCAGTTGTGGGAATTTCAGGAGGGTTGGACTCTACCTTGGCTCTTTTGGTCACGGCGAGAGCTTTTGAGTTGCTTGGATTGGACAAGAAACAGATCATCGCGGTGACGATGCCATGTTTCGGAACTACGGACAGAACCTACCAGAATGCATGTAAGATGACGGTAAAACTGGGGGCAACTTTAAAAGAAGTGCCGATTGCAGATGCGGTGAATATTCATTTTCGGGATATCGATCATGATCCGGAAAATCATGACGTAACCTATGAAAATTCTCAGGCGAGAGAACGGACTCAGGTGCTGATGGATATTGCCAATGCCCATGGAGGCATGGTAATCGGAACCGGAGATATGTCAGAACTGGCACTTGGCTGGGCAACTTACAACGGGGATCATATGTCCATGTATGGAGTCAATGCGTCTGTTCCGAAAACATTGGTGAGGCATCTGGTGAAATATGCAGCAGATGTGGCAGAAGATAAAGAACTGTCTGAGGTATTGTATGATGTGCTGGATACGCCGGTCAGCCCGGAATTGCTTCCACCAAAAGATGGAGAGATTGCACAGAAGACAGAAGATCTAGTGGGCCCATACGAACTCCATGATTTTTATCTGTATTACATGTTGCGTTTTGGATATGGACCGGAGAAAATTTACCGGTTGGCGCTTCAGACATTCGATGGCGAGTATGATGCTGCAACGATTAAGAAGTGGCTTCAGACATTCTGCAGACGGTTTTTCTCTCAGCAGTTTAAGAGATCCTGTCTTCCGGACGGACCGAAGGTGGGTACGGTTGCGCTGTCTCCAAGAGGGGATCTGAGAATGCCGAGTGATGCCTGTGCAACGATCTGGTTGAAAGAAGCGGAGAGATTGTAA
- the hslO gene encoding Hsp33 family molecular chaperone HslO → MEDYIVRASAAGAQIRAFAATTGNLVEEARVHHNLSPVATAALGRLLTGGSMMGSMMKNDTDMLTLQIQCGGPIGGLTVTADTKGNVKGYVNNPEVMLPPKNGKLDVGGALGAGFLNVIKDMGLKEPYSGQTILQTGEIAEDLTYYFATSEQVPSSVGLGVLMNHDNTVNCAGGFIVQVMPFVEEAVLEKLEENIKKIRSVTEMLKDGHTPEEMLAQVLEGLDLEVTDTLPTRFYCNCSKERIEKAIISIGAKDIQEMIDDGKEIEVKCHFCNTSYPFSVEELKELLKKARR, encoded by the coding sequence ATGGAAGATTATATTGTAAGAGCATCTGCAGCAGGTGCACAGATTCGTGCGTTTGCTGCAACGACGGGAAATCTGGTGGAAGAGGCGAGGGTTCATCATAATTTAAGTCCGGTAGCAACCGCGGCTTTGGGAAGATTGCTGACTGGTGGAAGTATGATGGGAAGCATGATGAAAAATGATACGGATATGCTGACTTTGCAGATACAGTGCGGCGGACCTATCGGAGGACTGACGGTAACTGCTGATACCAAGGGGAATGTAAAGGGTTATGTGAACAATCCGGAAGTAATGCTTCCGCCGAAGAACGGGAAACTGGATGTAGGAGGAGCTCTTGGAGCCGGATTTTTAAATGTGATCAAGGATATGGGACTGAAAGAACCATATTCCGGTCAGACCATTCTTCAGACCGGAGAGATCGCAGAAGATCTGACGTATTATTTCGCAACCTCGGAGCAGGTTCCATCTTCTGTGGGACTGGGAGTCCTGATGAATCATGACAATACGGTGAACTGTGCCGGAGGATTTATCGTGCAGGTGATGCCGTTTGTGGAAGAAGCAGTCCTTGAGAAGCTGGAAGAAAATATCAAAAAAATCCGATCTGTGACAGAAATGCTGAAAGACGGACATACACCGGAAGAGATGTTAGCTCAGGTTCTGGAGGGACTGGATCTGGAAGTGACGGATACCTTGCCGACCAGATTCTACTGCAATTGTTCCAAGGAACGGATTGAGAAGGCAATTATCAGTATCGGGGCGAAGGATATTCAGGAAATGATCGATGATGGAAAAGAAATCGAAGTAAAATGTCATTTTTGCAATACGTCCTATCCGTTTTCGGTGGAAGAATTAAAAGAACTTTTGAAGAAGGCGCGGAGGTAA
- a CDS encoding class I SAM-dependent DNA methyltransferase: MEAYTEFAAVYDEFMDNVPYDEWADYLHGLLQKDGIEDGLVLDLGCGTGAMTERMAAFGYDMIGADNSEEMLEIAMEKRLESGHDILYLLQDMREFELYGTVRAIYSVCDSVNYITEETDLEEVFRLVNNYLDPGGLFVFDFNTEYKYREILGQQTIAENRENNSFIWENDYDEETGINTYELALFLKREDGLYEKQEEIHYQKAYTLEAMKRIIERAGLEFVTAYDAFTDRRPDEKSERIYVIARESGKVV; the protein is encoded by the coding sequence ATGGAGGCTTATACAGAATTTGCAGCGGTCTATGACGAGTTTATGGATAATGTTCCCTACGATGAGTGGGCAGACTATCTGCATGGACTGCTCCAAAAAGATGGAATCGAAGACGGACTGGTGCTGGATCTTGGATGCGGAACCGGTGCGATGACAGAGCGGATGGCTGCATTTGGATATGATATGATCGGTGCGGACAATTCGGAAGAAATGCTGGAGATTGCAATGGAAAAACGTTTGGAATCCGGTCATGATATCCTGTATCTTCTGCAGGATATGCGGGAGTTTGAACTTTACGGAACGGTGCGCGCCATTTACAGTGTCTGTGATTCTGTCAATTATATTACAGAAGAAACAGATCTGGAAGAGGTCTTCCGTCTGGTGAATAATTACCTGGATCCGGGTGGACTGTTTGTCTTTGATTTTAATACGGAATATAAATACCGGGAGATTTTAGGACAGCAGACGATTGCGGAGAATCGTGAGAACAACAGCTTTATCTGGGAGAATGATTATGATGAAGAAACCGGGATCAATACCTATGAACTGGCACTGTTTCTTAAGCGAGAAGATGGGCTGTATGAAAAACAGGAGGAGATCCATTATCAGAAAGCCTATACGCTGGAGGCAATGAAGAGGATCATTGAGAGAGCGGGCCTGGAGTTCGTGACGGCGTATGATGCATTTACCGATCGGCGGCCGGATGAAAAAAGTGAGCGAATCTATGTAATCGCAAGAGAGAGTGGAAAAGTGGTGTAA
- the mgtE gene encoding magnesium transporter has product MDKEIFVNLLQDRQFKAVRSILNVMNAVDIASLLSELEDKELALAFRLIPKEEAAEVFANMNNSMQSYLVEMFTEKELKELLDDLYMDDTVDLLEELPANLVGRILNNVSQSKRNMINVLLNYPDDSAGSIMTTEYVGLRQNMTVAESMAHIKRTGIHKETIYTCYVTERRRLIGIVTAKDLLIAEDDTLIKDLMETEIISVNTHADQEEVAQLFTKYDLLAIPVLDAENLMVGIVTVDDAMDVMVDEATEDITKMAAMSPSEKPYMETSVFSHAKNRIPWLLILMLSATITGTIINRYEEAFATIPLLVSFIPMLMDTGGNCGSQSSTLIIRGIALNEIHFKDTLMVIFKEFRISLIVSCVLATANGLRIFLMYHNGLLAIVIGCSLVFTICIAAMIGCFLPLAAKKIGLDPALMASPLITTLVDTCSIIIYFTIATYAFHLHL; this is encoded by the coding sequence ATGGACAAAGAAATCTTTGTAAACCTCTTACAGGACCGTCAGTTCAAGGCTGTAAGAAGTATTTTGAATGTCATGAACGCAGTAGACATTGCCTCACTGCTTTCAGAACTTGAAGATAAAGAACTGGCACTTGCTTTTCGTCTGATTCCAAAGGAAGAAGCAGCGGAAGTATTTGCAAACATGAACAATTCCATGCAGTCCTATCTGGTGGAAATGTTTACCGAAAAAGAATTAAAAGAATTGCTGGACGATCTGTACATGGACGATACCGTGGATCTGCTGGAAGAACTTCCCGCCAATCTGGTCGGCCGTATCTTAAATAACGTCAGTCAGTCCAAGCGAAATATGATCAACGTACTCTTAAACTATCCGGATGACAGCGCCGGAAGTATTATGACCACCGAATACGTCGGTCTCCGCCAGAACATGACCGTTGCCGAATCTATGGCACACATCAAGCGGACCGGAATTCACAAAGAGACGATTTATACCTGTTATGTCACAGAACGTCGTCGTCTGATCGGAATCGTTACTGCCAAAGATCTGCTGATCGCAGAGGATGACACTCTGATCAAAGACCTGATGGAAACCGAGATTATTTCCGTCAATACTCATGCCGACCAGGAAGAGGTTGCCCAGTTGTTTACCAAATACGATCTGCTGGCCATTCCGGTTCTGGATGCAGAAAATCTCATGGTCGGAATCGTCACCGTCGATGATGCTATGGATGTCATGGTTGATGAGGCTACCGAGGATATCACCAAAATGGCTGCTATGAGCCCCAGTGAGAAGCCTTATATGGAAACTTCCGTTTTTTCCCACGCAAAAAACAGAATCCCCTGGCTTCTGATCCTGATGCTGTCTGCCACCATAACCGGCACGATCATCAACCGCTATGAAGAAGCTTTCGCCACGATCCCTCTTCTGGTTTCCTTCATCCCGATGCTGATGGATACCGGCGGTAACTGCGGTTCCCAGAGTTCTACCCTGATCATCCGTGGTATCGCACTGAATGAGATCCATTTTAAAGATACCCTGATGGTCATCTTCAAAGAATTCCGGATCTCACTGATTGTAAGCTGTGTCCTTGCAACCGCAAACGGACTGCGAATCTTCCTGATGTATCACAACGGACTGCTGGCTATCGTCATCGGATGCTCCCTGGTCTTTACAATCTGTATCGCCGCCATGATCGGATGTTTCCTGCCTCTGGCTGCTAAGAAGATTGGCCTGGACCCGGCACTTATGGCATCACCGCTGATCACAACTCTGGTGGATACCTGCTCGATCATTATTTACTTTACAATCGCAACCTATGCCTTTCATTTACATCTGTAA
- a CDS encoding branched-chain amino acid aminotransferase, giving the protein MEKKQMDWENLGFGYVQTEKRYVSNYKDGKWDDGVITEDANIVLNECAGVLQYSQSVFEGTKAYTTEGGHIVVFRPDLNAERMIDSAKRLEMPAFPKDRFIDAIEKVVAANADYVPPYGSGATLYIRPYMFGSNPVIGVKPADEYQFRVFTTPVGPYFKGGAKPLTIRVSDFDRAAPRGTGHIKAGLNYAMSLHAIVTAHAEGYDENLYLDPATRTKVEETGGANFLFVTKDNKVVTPKSSSILPSITRRSLLYVAEHYLGLEVEEREVYLDELKDFAECGLCGTAAVISPVGKIVDHGKEICFPSGMEKMGETTQKLYETLTGIQMGHIEAPEGWIYKVC; this is encoded by the coding sequence ATGGAGAAGAAACAAATGGACTGGGAAAATCTTGGATTTGGTTATGTACAGACTGAGAAGAGATATGTATCAAACTATAAGGACGGCAAATGGGATGACGGTGTCATTACAGAAGATGCCAATATTGTACTGAATGAGTGTGCAGGTGTTCTGCAGTATTCACAGAGTGTATTTGAAGGAACGAAGGCTTATACAACAGAAGGCGGACACATCGTAGTCTTCCGTCCGGACCTGAATGCAGAGAGAATGATCGATTCTGCAAAACGTCTGGAGATGCCGGCATTTCCAAAAGATAGATTTATTGACGCAATCGAAAAAGTTGTAGCAGCAAATGCTGACTATGTACCGCCGTACGGATCAGGAGCAACTCTTTACATCCGTCCGTATATGTTCGGTTCCAACCCGGTTATCGGAGTAAAACCTGCAGATGAGTACCAGTTCCGTGTATTTACTACACCGGTAGGTCCTTACTTCAAAGGTGGCGCTAAACCGCTTACAATCCGTGTCAGTGATTTCGACCGTGCAGCACCGAGAGGAACAGGACACATTAAAGCAGGTCTGAACTATGCAATGAGCTTACATGCAATCGTAACTGCTCACGCAGAAGGATATGATGAGAATCTGTACTTGGATCCTGCAACCAGAACAAAGGTAGAGGAGACAGGCGGAGCAAACTTCCTCTTTGTAACAAAAGACAACAAAGTCGTAACTCCGAAATCTTCTTCCATTCTTCCTTCTATTACAAGACGTTCTCTGTTATATGTAGCAGAGCATTATCTGGGACTGGAAGTAGAAGAAAGAGAAGTATACTTAGATGAGCTGAAAGACTTCGCAGAATGTGGTCTGTGTGGTACAGCAGCCGTTATCTCTCCGGTAGGAAAGATCGTAGATCATGGAAAAGAGATCTGTTTCCCGAGCGGTATGGAGAAGATGGGTGAAACCACTCAGAAACTGTATGAGACATTGACCGGAATCCAGATGGGACACATCGAGGCACCGGAAGGATGGATCTACAAAGTCTGCTAA
- the ilvN gene encoding acetolactate synthase small subunit produces the protein MDANIKKRWISLYVENQVGVLSKISGLFSAKSYNLDSLTVGTTEDPTISRMTIATVSDDETFEQIKKQLNRQVEVIKVIDFTDVFVRMKEILYIKVRKCTPEDKTELFQIAETFKARVIDISRDSLLLEFVQTATKNDAVVKLMKEEFKNIEVVRGGSVGIESINMMER, from the coding sequence ATGGACGCAAATATCAAAAAGAGATGGATTTCTTTATATGTGGAAAATCAGGTGGGTGTACTTTCAAAGATTTCCGGACTGTTTTCTGCAAAATCATATAACCTGGATAGTCTGACGGTTGGAACCACAGAGGATCCGACCATTTCCAGAATGACAATCGCAACAGTCAGCGATGATGAAACTTTTGAACAGATCAAAAAACAGTTAAATCGTCAGGTGGAAGTGATCAAGGTCATTGATTTTACCGATGTGTTCGTGCGGATGAAGGAGATCCTCTATATCAAAGTGCGAAAATGTACACCGGAAGATAAGACAGAACTGTTCCAGATCGCAGAGACGTTCAAGGCAAGAGTCATCGATATCAGCAGAGACAGCCTGCTTCTGGAGTTCGTCCAGACCGCGACCAAGAACGATGCGGTGGTGAAGCTGATGAAAGAAGAATTTAAAAATATTGAGGTTGTCCGGGGCGGAAGCGTAGGAATTGAGTCGATTAATATGATGGAAAGATAA
- the ilvB gene encoding biosynthetic-type acetolactate synthase large subunit, with translation MRNISGNKLLVKALREEGVDVLFGYPGACTVDISDEIYKQDFTKVILPRHEQALVHEADAYARSTGKVGVCLVTSGPGATNLVTGLATANYDSVPLVCFTGQVARHLIGNDAFQEVDIVGITRSITKYGVTVRKREDLGRIIKEAFYIARTGRPGPVLVDLPKDVMAELGSAEYPKTVNIRGYKPSTGVHIGQLKRAIKMLSKAKKPLFLAGGGVNISGAGEVFTELVERTKVPVVTTIMGKGCIPSDHPYYVGNLGMHGSYASNMSVNESDLLFSIGTRFNDRITGKLHSFAPNAQIVHIDIDTAAISRNVQVDVPIVADAKEAIEKMLEYVEEYEHRDWMQKITDWKEQHPLTMQKGPEMRAQDIIEEINRQFKEAIIVTDVGQHQMFTTQYIELNHQKQLLTSGGLGTMGYGFPGAIGAQIGNPDRTVIAISGDGGMQMNIQEFATAVLEELPLILCVFNNEYLGMVRQWQKLFYGKRYAMTDLRAGALTRATEGKEHPKYTPDFIKLAESYGAKGIRVTEKEKIAEAFEQAKKNRSEKVPTLIEFIISPEDQVYPMIQPGGTLEDMIID, from the coding sequence ATGCGGAATATATCAGGAAATAAATTATTGGTGAAAGCGTTGAGAGAAGAAGGCGTGGATGTATTATTCGGATATCCGGGGGCATGTACGGTAGATATCAGCGATGAAATTTATAAGCAGGATTTTACAAAGGTAATCCTGCCGAGGCATGAACAGGCACTGGTGCATGAAGCAGATGCTTATGCCAGAAGTACTGGAAAAGTCGGGGTATGTCTTGTGACAAGCGGCCCGGGGGCAACGAATCTGGTAACAGGACTTGCGACCGCGAATTATGACAGTGTTCCGCTGGTTTGTTTTACCGGACAGGTGGCGCGCCATCTAATTGGAAATGACGCCTTTCAGGAAGTGGATATCGTAGGAATTACCAGAAGTATTACCAAATATGGCGTGACGGTCCGAAAGAGAGAAGACCTGGGGCGGATCATCAAAGAGGCCTTTTACATTGCAAGGACAGGACGTCCGGGACCGGTACTGGTTGATCTGCCGAAGGATGTGATGGCAGAACTTGGAAGTGCGGAATATCCGAAAACCGTAAATATCCGAGGATATAAGCCGAGCACAGGTGTACATATCGGACAGTTGAAACGTGCGATCAAAATGCTCAGTAAGGCGAAGAAACCACTGTTTCTGGCCGGAGGCGGTGTGAACATTTCCGGGGCAGGGGAAGTCTTTACAGAACTGGTAGAACGGACGAAAGTTCCGGTTGTGACAACGATCATGGGAAAGGGCTGTATTCCGTCGGATCATCCGTATTACGTTGGGAATCTGGGAATGCATGGCTCCTATGCCAGCAATATGTCGGTCAACGAAAGTGATCTCCTGTTTTCCATCGGAACAAGGTTTAATGACCGAATCACCGGAAAACTGCATTCCTTCGCACCGAATGCACAGATTGTACATATCGATATTGATACGGCGGCAATCTCCCGAAATGTACAGGTAGATGTTCCCATCGTGGCAGATGCAAAAGAGGCTATCGAGAAGATGCTGGAATACGTGGAAGAATATGAGCATAGGGACTGGATGCAGAAAATTACAGACTGGAAAGAACAACATCCGCTGACCATGCAAAAAGGACCGGAAATGCGAGCGCAGGATATTATTGAGGAGATCAACCGACAGTTCAAGGAAGCAATCATCGTGACAGATGTAGGACAGCATCAGATGTTTACCACCCAGTATATCGAACTGAACCATCAGAAGCAGTTGCTGACTTCCGGTGGACTCGGAACCATGGGATACGGTTTTCCGGGAGCAATCGGTGCTCAGATCGGAAATCCGGACAGGACCGTTATCGCAATTTCCGGAGATGGCGGAATGCAGATGAATATTCAGGAATTTGCCACGGCAGTTTTGGAAGAACTTCCGCTAATTCTTTGTGTATTTAACAATGAATATCTCGGAATGGTACGTCAGTGGCAGAAACTGTTCTATGGCAAACGTTATGCGATGACAGACCTGAGAGCAGGGGCACTGACCAGAGCCACAGAGGGAAAAGAGCATCCGAAATACACGCCGGATTTTATCAAACTGGCAGAAAGCTACGGCGCAAAAGGAATTCGTGTGACGGAAAAAGAAAAAATAGCGGAAGCATTTGAACAGGCAAAGAAGAACCGGAGTGAAAAAGTTCCGACGCTGATTGAATTTATCATTAGTCCGGAAGATCAGGTATATCCAATGATCCAGCCGGGCGGAACCCTGGAAGATATGATCATAGATTAA
- a CDS encoding dihydrofolate reductase, whose product MKLIAAVDKNWAIGYKNQLLVSIPSDMKQFRQKTTGHIVVMGRKTLESFPGGLPLKNRRNIVLTSNRNYQVKDAVIVHSEEELKEELKKYDTDEIFVIGGESIYRMLEPLCDEAFITKIDHSYQADAHFPNLDADPSWVLKEESEENTCFDLEYVFARYERE is encoded by the coding sequence ATGAAATTAATTGCAGCAGTGGATAAAAACTGGGCGATCGGATATAAGAATCAATTGTTGGTCAGTATTCCTTCTGATATGAAACAGTTCAGACAGAAGACGACCGGACATATCGTGGTGATGGGAAGAAAGACTCTGGAAAGCTTTCCGGGGGGACTGCCATTGAAGAACCGACGGAATATTGTACTGACTTCCAACCGGAATTATCAGGTGAAGGATGCGGTGATTGTTCATTCGGAAGAAGAACTGAAAGAAGAACTGAAAAAATATGATACCGATGAGATTTTTGTGATCGGAGGAGAGAGTATTTACCGGATGCTGGAGCCGCTGTGTGATGAGGCATTTATTACGAAGATCGATCATTCTTATCAGGCAGATGCACATTTCCCGAATTTGGATGCGGATCCGTCCTGGGTTCTGAAAGAAGAAAGTGAAGAGAATACCTGCTTTGATCTGGAATATGTATTTGCACGTTATGAAAGAGAATAA
- the thyA gene encoding thymidylate synthase codes for MSYADQVFIEMCRDIIDNGTSTEGEKVRPVWEDGTPAYTIKKFGVVNRYDLRKEFPALTLRKTGIKNCVDELLWIWQKKSNNIHDLNSHIWDSWADEEGSIGKAYGYQMGVKHAYKEGMMDQVDRVIYDLKNNPYSRRIMTNIYVHQDLHEMNLYPCAYSMTFNVTKEHDSDRLTLNAILNQRSQDVLTANNWNVCQYAVLVHMLAQVCDMQVGEFVHVIADAHIYDRHIPLIEEMLKREPLPAPKFWMNPEIKDFYEFTPEDVKLIDYETHPQIRNIPVAI; via the coding sequence ATGAGTTATGCAGATCAGGTATTTATAGAGATGTGCAGAGATATCATTGACAACGGAACCAGTACGGAGGGAGAAAAAGTACGTCCGGTCTGGGAGGACGGAACGCCCGCCTATACCATCAAAAAGTTTGGGGTAGTCAACCGGTACGATCTGAGAAAAGAATTTCCGGCGCTGACTCTTCGAAAGACCGGAATCAAGAACTGTGTGGACGAACTGCTTTGGATCTGGCAGAAGAAATCCAATAATATTCACGATCTGAACAGCCATATCTGGGACAGTTGGGCAGATGAGGAAGGTTCCATCGGTAAGGCATACGGTTATCAGATGGGTGTGAAGCATGCATATAAAGAAGGAATGATGGATCAGGTGGATCGGGTAATCTATGATCTGAAGAATAATCCTTACAGCCGCCGGATCATGACCAATATTTATGTGCATCAGGATCTCCATGAAATGAACCTGTATCCCTGTGCGTACAGCATGACCTTTAATGTGACAAAGGAACATGACAGCGACAGGCTGACGCTGAATGCGATTTTAAATCAACGGTCACAGGACGTTTTGACGGCAAATAACTGGAATGTTTGCCAGTATGCGGTTCTGGTGCATATGCTGGCACAGGTATGTGATATGCAGGTGGGAGAATTTGTGCACGTGATTGCAGATGCTCATATTTATGATCGCCACATTCCGCTGATTGAGGAGATGCTGAAAAGAGAGCCGCTTCCGGCACCGAAGTTCTGGATGAATCCGGAGATCAAAGATTTCTACGAATTTACGCCGGAAGATGTGAAACTGATCGATTATGAGACACATCCGCAGATCCGGAATATTCCGGTGGCAATCTGA
- a CDS encoding MarR family winged helix-turn-helix transcriptional regulator codes for MEIPKHPLGFKIKQINNVYEKDLTKSLKNIGITASQCAVLDYLFHTNKEEVNQIDVERHLNLKNPTVTGLLKRLDEKGFILCVPSNTDRRRKKIYLTEKAYDIQRRMELNRKKLDRSLTRGMSKREIEAVHKALDKMLYNIAEP; via the coding sequence ATGGAAATTCCGAAACATCCACTGGGGTTTAAAATCAAACAGATCAACAATGTTTATGAAAAGGATCTGACGAAGAGCCTGAAAAATATAGGGATCACTGCGTCTCAGTGCGCAGTACTGGATTATCTGTTCCACACCAACAAAGAAGAAGTGAATCAGATCGATGTGGAGCGGCATCTGAATCTGAAAAATCCAACAGTAACAGGGCTTTTGAAGCGATTGGATGAAAAGGGATTTATTCTGTGCGTACCAAGCAATACCGACCGGAGAAGAAAGAAGATTTATCTGACGGAAAAGGCCTATGACATCCAGAGAAGAATGGAACTGAACAGAAAGAAGTTGGACCGTTCCCTGACGAGAGGAATGTCGAAACGGGAGATAGAAGCGGTTCATAAAGCGCTGGACAAAATGCTGTATAATATTGCAGAACCGTAG